A window of Zingiber officinale cultivar Zhangliang chromosome 5A, Zo_v1.1, whole genome shotgun sequence contains these coding sequences:
- the LOC121982748 gene encoding protein LURP-one-related 8-like, whose amino-acid sequence MARVHPGARGIELGDSGSVAFSKDGETAQEEAGAVASVLTVWRRSLLLNGNGFTVFDAKGKLVFRVDNYASGSRTEVVLMDGVGEPLLTVRRKRSSIALPLATLTQKLSLGEQWMIYEGEDRANPRFVVKRHLNPLYSRALARVTPCASDAKSCQGYKVEGSYAQRRCAILDDERQRVVEMKRKESAKGVSFGLDVFHLIVQPGFDASVAMTIVLLLEQMFGSGASLLKIGKS is encoded by the exons ATGGCGAGGGTGCACCCTGGAGCTAGAGGCATCGAGCTGGGGGATTCTGGCTCGGTAGCCTTCAGCAAGGACGGTGAAACGGCGCAGGAAGAGGCCGGAGCAGTAGCCTCTGTGCTGACCGTGTGGCGGCGGTCGCTCCTCTTGAACGGGAATGGATTCACGGTGTTCGACGCGAAGGGAAAGTTGGTGTTCAGGGTTGATAACTACGCCTCCGGGAGCAGGACGGAGGTCGTCCTCATGGACGGCGTCGGCGAGCCGCTCCTCACGGTTCGAAGAAAG AGAAGCTCAATCGCTCTGCCGCTCGCAACTCTTACACAGAAACTAAGTCTAGGAGAGCAATGGATGATCTATGAAGGGGAAGATAGAGCTAATCCTCGATTCGTGGTGAAGAGACATTTGAATCCCCTCTATTCCAGGGCACTGGCGCGAGTCACACCCTGTGCGTCCGATGCCAAGTCTTGCCAGGGCTACAAGGTCGAAGGCTCTTACGCGCAGCGCCGCTGTGCCATCCTTGACGATGAGCGGCAGCGAGTGGTGGAGATGAAGAGAAAGGAGTCTGCCAAGGGCGTTTCTTTCGGGCTCGACGTCTTCCACTTGATCGTGCAGCCAGGCTTCGATGCCTCAGTAGCCATGACTATCGTGCTGCTCCTTGAGCAGATGTTTGGGTCCGGAGCATCACTGCTGAAAATTGGCAAATCATGA